GTCACTGCATTGACAGTGCTACTAGCTGCTGAGAACCCCCTCATTCCGGAAAATGTGATGTTGGCGGTTTCTTCGGGCATTGTAGTCCACTTCGCAAAAGAGCAGATGCGTCGTCAAACACAGCTAGCGGCAAGTGACGCTCTTACCGGCGCCTTGAATCGGCGTTATTTACTCACACAATTAAGTGCAAGGCGTGCCGAGTTTCTTCGCACTAATCGCATATCAAGTTTAGTGCTGATCGATGTGGATGGTTTAAAGACAATTAATGATAATTTTGGTCACAGGGCTGGTGATGATGCACTGAAATCCTTCGCCGAAATTACCCGTCAACGTGTTCGCGGCTCGGACCTTTTGTTTCGCATAGGCGGGGATGAGTTTGCATTGATTCTTGCGGATGCGAAACCGCATGACGCCTTGAAGGTATCAAATGATATTCGGCATTTGCTAAGGGAGCATTTATCAGACGATAAGGCCCACTTTTCGGTTTCTTTTGGTGTGTGCGCTGTCGACGAATCTAGCTCGCCAGACGATTGGCTTGAACGGGCCGACGAGGCGCTTTACGAGGCAAAAAAGGGCGGCGGTGATATTGCTCGAATGGCAGCCTGAATGCTTTTGCTTAGAGGGCCGCGCTGTCGCTTACTGATATTTTCGCTCGTTTGCACACTTACCCTTGCGAGCTGCTCTGCAAACCGCCTGCTGTATAACCGCGCTGATACCTTTATTCGCTGGGCGGCGGATGATTACGTCACACTAACACGAGACCAACAAGCAGCGTTTGATTCGCGGCTCGATGAGTTCTTGCGTTGGCATCGCAGTGAAGAGCTACCGCACTATCGCGATTTTATTGTTAACGCATTGGCAACGCTTGAAGAGGGCGTAACGCTTGAGGAGGCGGTCGTCATTTCAGAGGAAATAGACTTGGCGGCGGATCGCTTTCAAGCGCGGTTTATTGAGTTATTGCTCGCGACTGGCGAGGACCTCTCGGATGAGCAGATACAAGCATTTTTAGACGTGCTTGATGAGAGTCAAGCCAAGTATGCCGAGGACCGATTGGTCAGGAACGAGGAGACCTATTACGCGGACTCAGCTAAGACAATGACGGATTTGGTTAAGCGCTTGATGGGGCGGTTAAACACAGCGCAGAAGGGAGATATAAGCCTGCGAAGCAAGCAGCTTATGCGTCTTGACCGTCTTTGGCACGACGACCGTGCACGCTGGGGCAGCGAATTGAGGCGGTTACTCGAAACGAAAAGTCCTGGCTGGCAGGATGAAGTGCGAAAGCTCGGAGAGACACGGTCTGAGGCGCGAATTCCTGACTACGTGGCGGGGATCGAGCACAACGGAGAAGTCATACTGTCACTGCTGGTCGACGTCATTAATTCGCGCACAGATCGGCAAGACCGCCGGATGCGACGGTTTTTAAAAGGCCTTATCGATGATATTGATGCGCTAACAAGCGCGTCGGTTGCCGAGCGCTTAGTCGTCGAGCAGGGATAGATCTCTCACCGCGCCTCTGTCAGCACTGGTTACCGTCTTCGCGTAGAACTTCAGTGCGGGACTCACTTTTCGCGGTCGGCTTTTGACTGGCTTGAAGCCTGTCGCCGCCTGGACGTCACGGCGTGCATCGAGCTCTTCCTGATCAAGCTGAACGTTAATTGTGCGATTCGGGATATCGATCAAGATTCGGTCCCCATTGTTCACTAGGGCAATTGCACCCCCTGCGGCAGCTTCTGGCGACACGTGACCGATTGACAGTCCAGAGGTGCCCCCAGAAAAACGACCGTCCGTAATCAGTGCGCAGGCTTTGCCCAGGCCCTTCGATTTTATGTAGCTCGTGGGATAGAGCATTTCCTGCATGCCAGGGCCACCACGCGGACCTTCATACCGTACGATAACCACATCGCCGGCCTTTACGCGGTCTTCGAGAATATCGGCCACTGCATCCTCTTGGCTCTCACAAACGTGCGCCCTACCCTCAAAAACGAGGAGCTCGTCTTCAACGCCGGCGGTTTTAACGACACAGCCGTCCTCAGCGATGTTGCCAAACAGTACGGCTAAGCCGCCTTCTTCAGAGTAGGCATGTTCCGCTGAGCGAATACAGCCCCCTTCACGATCTAAGTCGAGTGCCGGCCAACGTGTTGATTGACTGAACGCTTCCTGCGTTGGAATACCCGCTGGTCCTGCTTTAAAGCGTTCAAGAGCGACCGCGTTATCGGTGGTGGTGATGTCCCAATTTCTAATGGCTTCTCCAATACTCGGACTGTGAACTGTATTGCAGTCGCTGTTGAGCTTTCCTGATCGTGAGAGCTCGCCCAAAATGGCGAGAACACCCCCTGCGCGATGGACATCCTCCATGTGATAGAGGGGGGTGCTCGGCGCCACTTTGCACAGCTGGGGCACGTTGCGCGAAAGCGCGTCGATGTCGGTCATCGTGAAATCGAGCTCGGCTTCTTGCGCGGCAGCTAATAAATGCAAAATGGTATTGGTCGAGCCGCCCATGGCAATGTCGAGACACATCGCATTCTCAAAAGCGGCACGATTGGCAATATTTCGTGGAAGTACGGAGGCGTCGTCTTCGATGTAATAACGTCGAGTGAGATCAACGACCACTCGGCCCGCTTCTAAAAACAGCGCCTTTCTGTCGGCGTGGGTGGCCAGCAAAGAACCGTTACCCGGTAAACTAAGTCCGAGCGCCTCGGTCAGGCAGTTCATAGAGTTTGCAGTGAACATGCCTGAACAGGAGCCACATGTGGGGCAGGCAGAACGCTCATAAGCCTCAACTTTTGCATCGTCCGCACTGCTGTCGGCTGCGATAACCATCGCATCTACGAGGTCGAGTTTATGCTCTGAAAGCGCTGTTTTGCCCGCTTCCATGGGTCCGCCTGACACGAAGACCACGGGAATGTTGAGACGCATGGCGGCGTTTAACATCCCGGGCGTAATCTTGTCGCAGTTTGAGATACAGACCATGGCATCCGCGCAATGCGCATTCACCATGTACTCAACCGAGTCCGCAATAATGTCACGCGATGGCAGGCTGTAGAGCATACCGTCGTGCCCCATGGCAATGCCGTCATCGACTGCGATGGTGTTGAACTCTTTGGCAACGCCTCCGGCATTTTCGATTTCGCGCGCGACCAGCTGTCCTAGGTCCTTTAGGTGAACGTGGCCCGGTACAAACTGAGTGAACGAGTTCACGACGGCAATAATCGGCTTTTCGAAATCGTCGTCCTTCATGCCTGTCGCGCGCCAAAGCGCTCGCGCTCCGGCCATATTCCGGCCGGCGGTGGAGGTTCTGGAACGATACTCGGGCATGGTGTTTCTCCTGTGGTCGCGAACGGCGCTATTGAGTCGCGCGTATCAGCGTATTCGAATTTCGGTCTCTGGACGATTTCGCTTGCTCGGCGGGCGGCAGTGCATCCCCGTCGATGGGTTTAAAGCCTAACTCCCGGAACCAGTGTCCCGTTTGAGTAGTACGCACATACACCTGCTTGAGGTCCAGTTCGCGTGCATTTTCGACGAGTTTTTCAATAAGGCGTTCACCGTGCCCTGACTCCCGGTAATCGGGATGGGTTGCGACACAGGCAATCTCACCGATCGCATCCGTCATATTTGGATGAAGCGCCGCGCAGGCGATAACGCGACTGTCCTTTGTAATGACGGTGAAGCACTCAAGGTCTTTTGCAATTTGCTCGTTGGGGCGGTCAGCGAGAATCCCCTCTTGCTGTAGCGGCCTTATAAGCTCAAGAATGCCCGCTAAGTCATGGTTTTGCGCGGTAACTATTTGTTCGTACTCATCAGAGGAAACCAGCGTACCCGCACCGTCATGCGTATAAAGCTCCTTGATTAAGCCACCGTCACAGCTGTAACTGACAAGATGAACCCTTTGAACACCCGCATCACAGGCATCACAGGCTAGCCTGATGTTCTCATCCATACCTGCCGGTGCTGAAGCGATGCATCCGCGCGCGGCATCCACGGTAAGCTGTCGCGCTAAATCGCCATCGGCCGTTGTAACGCCCTCGTGCGCAGACATGACAATTAGCTTTTCGGCGGAGAGGCTTCGACTGACCACTCGCATAAGCTCGAGTGCATTAACAGCGAATACGTCACCTGCGGCGGAGTGGCCGATTGTAGAGAGCAAGCAAATGGCGGCGCCGTCGAGTGCATGTGTAACGCCTGCGACATCAACCTGCCGGACAATGCCCAGCGCGCCGTGATCGATGCCCTGCAATACACCTGCGGGGCGAGCGGTTACGAAATTGCCGCTGATGACACGTAGCTTCGCGTTGTGCAGAGGTGAATTAGGCAGACCCATCGAGAACATGCGCTCTATTTGGCTGCGCTCTAGCGAAATGGCACCGAGCAAAGCGCTCATGGCGTCATGCGTTAAGGGTGCATTCTCGAGCGCGTCGTGTTCGTGAATGATCACCAGTCGCATGCCAAGCGAATGCATCAGTGCAAGGTCGTGTACAACGTTGATGAAGTTTTCACTGGAAACCGCACCAGCCCTGAGTCCAACAACCACCGTTGTACCTCGGTGCGTATTGATATAGGGCGCGGTATTTCGGAACCAATCAATGGTGTCTGTATTACTCATCCGGCGGCGTGCCCCAATTACCCTAACAAGGCGTTAAGTGAGAGATAAAAGCCGATCAATAGAACGGGGGGCATAAAAGTGACCTGCTTCAAGTCGACTGCGCCTGAACCGATCCATGACATCACCGCGTTCTGCCCACTCTTGGCGCCGCAACTCCACGCCAGAAAGCCGCCGAGGCCCAGCACTAGAAATAGTATGATCGAGCTGTTCGCGGCGAGCACTGCCATGTTGTCGTCCTACGGGGCTACATAATTCAAGGTTAATGAGCATTTTTGCAGGGCTATTGCGGTCAATTCACCCATGAAACCTGCAAGCCGGGTGAAGTATATTCGGAGTTAGTTTTTGTTCATACCCTTTGTGCTTTATACCGGTTCAGCGTAAAGGTGTGTGTAGAGAAGCTCTGCAAGCGTGCAGGCGATAGAGAGGGGCCAGCGAGGGGACTGATGTCAGGGCAAGACCAGCTAGAACTGTTTGCTAACCGACTGGGCAATGAGCGTTATCAACGTCTCGTTTTATCGCTTGATGGTTGCGCAGCAGAGGGCGCGACAAATCGCCTTCTAAGGGGTAGCGAATTTTTCCGCACCCTTGCTGAACGTCAGATTGACTGGTTAGAGCATGAGGCCGATTTTAGTCAGCCCTCGATCGATACACTGCTAGCGGCCACCCTTGCTGACAATCTCAAGAGCCAGGATGAAGCGAGCGTCATTAAAGCCCTTCGCGTACTTCGGCAAAGGGCAATGCTGCATACCGTGTGGCGAAGTTTTACGAGTCCAAACGGTCTTGACGAGACACTCGACTCAATGACCAAGCTTGCAGATTTTGTCATTCGCTGCGCAGTCGATTACGCGGAGCACGCAGTGAGTAAACGCTACGGGCATGCGGTGGGAGACGATACAGGTGCACCCCAAAAACTGATCGTCGTTGGTATGGGGAAGCTTGGCGGCCGCGAGCTCAATCTATCGTCCGATATCGACATTATGTTTATTTATGACGAGACGGGGTCGACACAGGGAGGCCGCACAAGCACGAGTAATCAGGAGTATTTCACCCGGATTGCTCAGCTTGTCATTCGGCTCATTGACGCGGTGACTGTCGATGGGCGCGTGTTCCGAGTCGATACGCGGTTGAGGCCGTTTGGCGACAGCGGTGCACTGGTGGCGAGCTACGGGTCGCTCGAAAATTATTATCAGCAACACGGTCGCGACTGGGAGCGTTATGCCCTGTTAAAGTCCCGTTGTATCACGGGTCCTTCGGAGCAGGCGGCGCCTTTTCAGCGTTTGGCAAGCCAGTTCGTCTATCGGCGCTACACTGACTTTGGCGTGATTGATGGTCTTCGTACGATGAAGGCACTGATCGATGCCGAGCGCATCACAAAGGGACTGGTCAATGACGTAAAACGCGGCCCTGGCGGGATCCGAGAGGCTGAGTTCATCGTTCAATCGCATCAGCTGGTGCGCGGTGGCCGAATCCCCAGTGTTCAAAAAGTAAGCTTCAAGGAGTCAGTTGCGGCGCTTTCGAGCGAAGAATGTATACCCTCAGACGTCGCCGAGTGCTTACGGGTGAATTACCGTTATCTGCGGCAGCTTGAGCACGGGATTCAGGCGCTGAGAGATGAGCAAACGCACACCTTGCCCTCTAGACCACAGGATCAAGGCGCACTCTGCGAGCTTCTCGATTATGAGGATTGGCAGACACTGGCGACAGCCACTGAAGCGAGTCGACGAGCCATCGCGGTTGAGTTTGAAGCGCTACTTCGTGACTCAAGTGAACAGGCTGATCTCATTTTAGGCCTGGACTCCGAGACACCCACCTTAGATACAACGGCTGTCAGGGCGTTATCGCTGAGATCAGAAGGGGTGGTCCTTGATGTACTAGAGACGTTTATCGCTGAATCGCGCTTTCGAATTATGGACACGGAGGCTACGCACCGCCTGCAAAAGGTCCTCCCTCTCTTGGTCAAGGAGGCAGATCAACACGCTCAACCAGCCGATGCGCTGACGCGTATTCTCTCCATTGTTACGGTCATCTTTAAGCGAAGTGCCTACCTGTCATTGTTGGCAGAAAACCCCCAAGCGCGAGAGCGATTCGTCGGCCTAGTGGCGCGAAGTCCGTCAATTGCAGCCAAACTCCGTGAAGCGCCCGAGCTTTTGGACGAGCTACTATTCCCTAAGCGGTTATTCACAGTGCCGAGCAAGGAAGATATTCGTGAACAATTGGACGCGCTGACGACGTATGTCGATCCTGATGACCTAGAGGCTGTGATGCAGCACCTGCGCCGCCTAAAGGATGCAATCACCTTTCGAGTCGCTGTTAGTGAGCTTGAGGGTTCGATTCCCCTCATGAAGGTCAGTGATAATCTAAGTTTTCTTGCAGAGGTCATTGTAGAGCGCGCGGTAGCCGTGGCTTACCGCGATCTTGTCAAAAAATACGGCGAACCGGCTAACGGTGCAGCGTTTTGTGTCCTCGCTTACGGCAAGTTAGGCGGAATTGAGCTGAGCTATGAGTCGGATCTTGACCTTGTCTTTATTGCTTCAGGCGAAGAGGGTGTAACCACGGGTGCAAAGGCGGTCGATCATCAGCGTTTCTTCACTCGACTTGCGCAGCGTGTCATTCATATTTTGTCCACTAATATGATGGGCGGACGCTTGTACGAGGTCGATTTGCGACTTCGCCCCAATGGCGACTCTGGCTTATTGGTCACCTCGCTTCCTGCACTTAAAAAGTATTTAGAGACCGACGCCTGGACGTGGGAGCATCAAGCACTGGTTCGTGCGCGCGTCATTGCCGGCGGACCAACGCTGGTAGACGCGGTTGAAGCGCTTCGTGTGACGGTTCTTTCGCAACGACGTGACAACAGCTCGCTTGTGCACGATGTGACATCGATGCGACAAAAAATGCGCGATCACCAAGGGGATGTCGGGTCCAAGTCCAAGCGAACCGATCTGAAATACGCTCGGGGTGGTATTGTCGATATTGAATTTGTGGTCCAATACCTTGTGCTCAATCACGCTGCCACGCGCCCGGAAATCTGTCGCTGGTCAGATGTCATCCGTATTGTGGATGAACTCGAGGTTGCGGGTATTTTGAGCGAAGATAATGCTAATAGTTTGCGAGATGCTTATTTACAATTAAGAGCTGCAACGCATCGCATTGCCATGTCCTATGATACACAGGACGATCTCGCTCAGGCCGTCGAGTCAATGGCACGAGCGAAGGCTGCCTGCGCAGACTTGTTGCCGAATTTATAATGCGCGACGTTTTGGCCGCGCGGTGGATGTAAGGGATTTCTATGGATCTGTCTAAGCTGACTGGATCAATTTGGTTGGACGGCGAGCTTGTGCCTTGGGAAGAGGCGAAAGTTCATGTGCTCACACACACGTTTCACTACGGGTTAGGTGTTTTTGAGGGTGTTCGAGCCTATGCAACGCAAGACCAGGGCACGTGTATTTTTCGACTAAAAGAGCACACCGATCGCCTGTTCCGCTCGGCGAAAATTTTGCAAATGGATATGCCCTTTGACAAAGCAACGCTTAATGAAGCGCAGCGCGAAGTTGTCAGGGTGAATAATCTCGATGAAGCCTATCTTAGGCCTATGTGTTTTCTGGGCTCTGAGGGGATGGGGCTGCGAGCGGACAATCTAAAGACGCACGTGATGATTGCCGCCTGGTCATGGCCCTCTTACATGGACCCCGAGGCGAGAGACCGCGGCATTCGGGTAAGGACGTCGAGTTACACGCGGCATCACGTCAACATCACGATGTGTAAAGCCAAGGCCAACGGCAATTACATCAATTCGATTCTTGCGCTGCGAGAGGCGCTCGACGCCGGCTGCGAAGAAGCCTTGATGCTTGATAACGAAGGATATGTCGCTGAGGGAAGCGGAGAGAATGTCTTCGTAGTGCGAGATGGAAAAATCTATACGCCTGAACTGACGTCGTGCCTCGAGGGGATTACACGAGACAGCATTTTCCGCATTGCGGCTGATTTGGGGTACGAAATTAAGGAGCGTCGCATTACGCGCGATGAGTTTTACGTCGCTGATGAGGCTTTCTTTACCGGTACGGCCGCCGAAGTCGTTCCGATCCGCGAGTTAGACGGTCGAGCAATTGGCACAGGCTCCCGTGGCCCACTGACACAAAAGCTACAAGCAATTTACTTTGATACGGTTCGTGGTCAAGAGACGCAATATGGTGACTGGCTGACTGCCGTAAGCGAATAAGTAAAAAAGAAACACTCAAAGTGACGTGAGGCCTGCACGGCAGTGGTGTGTCACAAACGGCGTATCACAACCGGCGCATCACAAACGGCGCATCACATAAGGGGCGAGGATGGATAAGGTAACGGGTGAGCTGAGTAGCGGTCTGTTCTATCGATTCTGGCCGGCCACGGGCCAGGCCGATTCGGTTGTGCTTATAAGCCACGGCTTGGGTGAGCACTCGGGGCGATACGAACATGTTGCCGCCGCCTTTAATGCGGCTGGCTTTAGTGTCTTTGCGCTGGATCACCTTGGTCACGGACATTCCCCAGGCAAGCGTGCCTTTATCAATCGATTTACCGACTTAACCGAGGGCGTCTCGGAGCTGCGTGCCCACATTGCAAAAGAGATGCCCGCCTTGCCGGTTTTCCTCGTAGGACACAGTTTGGGCGGCCTGATTGCAGCCAGTGTGGTGTTAAGCGCTGAGCAAGACTACGAGGGGCTTATCATGACGGGGCCAGCTCTGGGTGTTCCCACCCCACCCCCTTCGTGGCAGGTACTCCTTTTGCGAGTCTTTAGTGCCCTGACACCAGGCTTGAAAGCGCTTGAGCTTGATGCCAACGCCATTTGTAGAGATCAAGCAGTCGTGGAGGCGTACGTTGCGGACCCGCTTGTGCATCATCAAAACATCCCCGCGCGGATGGTCGTGTCTTTATTTGACGAAGGTGCGAGCGTCATGTCCCGTGCACAAGACATCAGCCTCCCCGTGCTGTTACTTCATGGCGAAGCCGATCAACTGACATCCTCCGCTGCGTCTCAGGAATTTGTGGAGACACTCGGATCGAGTGATAAACAATGCACGATCTACGAGGGGATGTATCACGAGCTGTTTAACGAGCCAGAACAAGACGAAATTCTTAGTCGGTGCTGCGAGTGGATCTCCAAACACCTGACGAAAGGTCAGCCATAAAGTCTTGAAGGCAATGTTTAGATGCCGGACTTGGCGAGTGGTTTTAAAAGTGAAAGCGAACGTAGATAAAACGACAGAGCGCTGGTTGTTCAAAGGTTTATCTTGCAGAAGCCCTTGTTGTGTCGGGAAAGCTGTATTGGCATACTCCGTGCCAAATTTAGTGGTTACCTTTGCGTGAACTCTCCCTTACCTCATAGCGCCACTGCGTCACCGGGCGGCGCCTTAAAGCCCCTGCGCATTGCCTTGTTAGGTTATCGTTCTGCGCCCCACTCCGGCGGGCAAGGGGTTTATCTCAATTACCTCTCTCGGTATTTGCGCAAGCGAGGCCACAGTGTCACGGTTATATCAGGCCCGCCCTATCCCGAATTGGATGACGACATTGCGTTAGTAAAGCTCGATAGCCTCGATTTGTACGAGCACGGACTGGGTTCGGTGAGGCTTCGGCATTTTTTTTCGCGCCTTGAACGCATTGAGTGGTTCAGCAAATTGACCGGTGGTTTCGCGGAACCCTATACCTTTGGTGAGCGAGTAAAACGGTGGTTCATTGGTCGCGAACAAGACTTCGATATCATCCACGACAATCAAACCATTGCCGATGGTGTTCTCGATCTTCAAGCTCGAGGCCTGCCACTTGTTACGACAATCCATCATCCGATTACCCGCGACTATCGTGTGGCGCTTGAGGCGGAACCTAAGTGGTACATGCGGTTATTGATACATCGCTGGCATAGCTTCTTACTGATGCAAAAGCGCGTAGCGCCACAGTTAAAGTCGGTGGTCACGGTGTCGAGCGCATCAGCCACTGACATCTGTACGGACTTCGGTGTCTCGCCCGAGGCAATCTCTGTTATGCATTTAGGCGTCGATACGACGTTGTTTCGCCCCGCGCCGCAGACAACGCGAGAGCCCCATCGCCTTATGACAACGGCTTCTGCTGACGCACCCTTAAAGGGTCTTTCTTATCTCTTAAAAGCCATGGCGTTACTCAGACCTGAGTACCCTGAAATGAAGCTGACGTTAGTGGGTCGCCCTAAACCCGATGGCGAGACGCAGCGGCTTATTGACTCCCTTGGGCTTGCCGACTGCATTGAATGTTGTAAAGGCATCAGTCATGAGGAGATGGTTGAGAAATATGCCTTCGCAAGTGTGGCGGTTGTACCCTCTATTTATGAGGGATTTGGCCTGCCCGCAGTCGAGGCAATGGCGTGTGGCGTGCCCCTTGTCTCCACCAGCGGCGGGGCCTTAGCTGAGGTGGTATCTGATGCGGCTCTGGTTGTGTCGCCGGGTGACAGCGATGCCCTCGCTCAACAAATTCGCAGATTATTTGACGACCAGTCGCTCAGAGCTGAGTATGCGGCTCGGGGGCTCGAGCGAGTTGAACGGCATTTTTGCTGGGAGCGCTGTGCTGAGCGCATGGAAGCGTATTACCGAGAGCGCATTGCCTCATGTTAACCGTCGATTTCGATTACTTTGACCTGAAGAGCGGCCATGTCCTTGTGGACCTTGGTTGCGGTGAGGGTAGGCACTCACTTACCGCTCATAGAGCAGAGGGTGTGACGGTCCTAGGTTTCGATCTCGCTTATACGGACTTGCAAACGGCGCAATCGCGTATCGCTGATATGGCGCCCTACCACCCTGCGGGCGACGTACATTTTATCCAGGCTAACGGGATGACACTTCCTCTTGCGGATAACTCGGTTGACCGGCTTGTTTGTTCCGAGGTTTTGGAGCACATCCCTAATTACATCAGCTTCATCGAAGAGATTGACCGCGTGCTGAAACCCGACGGGAAGTTGTGTGTCACAGTGCCACGGGCTTGGCCTGAGAAAATCTGTTGGCTCCTCAGTAAGGACTACCCTAAAACCCCCGGCGGTCACATACGTATCTTCAATGCCACGCACCTTCAGCGTGAAATCGAGCGCTATGGGTTTGAAGGCGTTCGGCGGCACGGCGCTCATGCGCTGCACGCGCCTTACTGGTGGTTGAAGTGTTTGTTTTGGCATGCAGAACAGGAGCCGTGGTTGCTGCGGGCTTATCATCAATTCCTCGTTTGGGATTTAATGAAGCGACCGTTGCTTACTCGGCTGCTCGACGCGGTTATGAACCCGTGGATGGGTAAGAGTGTTGCGCTTTACTTCGATCGACAACAGGTTGATATGTTGGCGGCCGAAAACTCGGATGTGAGGTAGTTTCTTGCTATGGCCATGACCCCTCCAAAATCGTATCCCTATCCCGAGGCGGACCTGAAGACGACGGTTGATTACCTCATCGCGGCTCAGCGTGAAAACGGCGAAATACCTTGGTTTGAGGGCGGACATACCGACCCATGGAACCATACTGAGGCGGCAATGGGGCTCAGTATTGCCGGCGAGTTCGCAGCGGCAGAGCGTGCTTACGACTGGCTCGTCAACGAGCAGCTCGAAGATGGAAGTTGGTGGGCTTCATACATTAATGGTGAGCCTTCCAACATCACCCGTCGAGAGACTAATTATGTCGCTTATATTGCCACCGGTGTTTGGCATCATTTCTTGATTACCCGCAACCGGGAATTTTTGGATCGCCTCTTTCCCGCCGTTGATGCCGCTATCGAGTTTGTTATATCGATGCAGTCTGAGCACGGCGAGGTGGCCTGGGCTTGCGATACGCTGGGTGCGCCGATGGACGACGCGCTTGTGACCGGGAGTAGCTCCGTTTACAAATCGCTCGAATGTGCCTTACACCTTGCACGTACAGTCGGCGTTTTGAGGCCTAAGTGGCGCATTGCCCGACAGAAGTTGGGTACGGCACTGAGACACCGACCTGAGCGGTTTGACCGTAATTGGGAGAGTAAGTCGCGTTACGCGATGGACTGGTTTTACCCTGTTTTGGCGGGCGTTTTCCAAAGTGAGCAGGGATTGGAGCGGATCAACGCGCGCTGGGATGAGTTTGTAGAAGAGGGGCTCGGCTGCCGGTGTGAAAATCATCAGCCTTGGGTGACGGTGGCAGAGTCCTGCGAACTTACCATGGCACTTTTGTCAGTGGGTGAGACGGGCCGCGCGCATACGCTTTTCGACACCTTGTGGCAGTGGCGTGACGACGCGGGTGTCTTTTGGACAGGGTACCAATT
The Candidatus Paraluminiphilus aquimaris genome window above contains:
- a CDS encoding GGDEF domain-containing protein, which translates into the protein MRNLFTKKVTEGRVASAKSYQSLPLDSIEVRDLTRSSVLYLSAFITAGGFLNITRRGEPHIEMWLSLILATLTLFFVWQVRSTSRHMIASLHLLMSIMVFNISVQVVHGIHYQLMCVLPFYLIWIGLLPTLAVAAGAFAVTALTVLLAAENPLIPENVMLAVSSGIVVHFAKEQMRRQTQLAASDALTGALNRRYLLTQLSARRAEFLRTNRISSLVLIDVDGLKTINDNFGHRAGDDALKSFAEITRQRVRGSDLLFRIGGDEFALILADAKPHDALKVSNDIRHLLREHLSDDKAHFSVSFGVCAVDESSSPDDWLERADEALYEAKKGGGDIARMAA
- a CDS encoding DUF6279 family lipoprotein; amino-acid sequence: MLLLRGPRCRLLIFSLVCTLTLASCSANRLLYNRADTFIRWAADDYVTLTRDQQAAFDSRLDEFLRWHRSEELPHYRDFIVNALATLEEGVTLEEAVVISEEIDLAADRFQARFIELLLATGEDLSDEQIQAFLDVLDESQAKYAEDRLVRNEETYYADSAKTMTDLVKRLMGRLNTAQKGDISLRSKQLMRLDRLWHDDRARWGSELRRLLETKSPGWQDEVRKLGETRSEARIPDYVAGIEHNGEVILSLLVDVINSRTDRQDRRMRRFLKGLIDDIDALTSASVAERLVVEQG
- the ilvD gene encoding dihydroxy-acid dehydratase, with protein sequence MPEYRSRTSTAGRNMAGARALWRATGMKDDDFEKPIIAVVNSFTQFVPGHVHLKDLGQLVAREIENAGGVAKEFNTIAVDDGIAMGHDGMLYSLPSRDIIADSVEYMVNAHCADAMVCISNCDKITPGMLNAAMRLNIPVVFVSGGPMEAGKTALSEHKLDLVDAMVIAADSSADDAKVEAYERSACPTCGSCSGMFTANSMNCLTEALGLSLPGNGSLLATHADRKALFLEAGRVVVDLTRRYYIEDDASVLPRNIANRAAFENAMCLDIAMGGSTNTILHLLAAAQEAELDFTMTDIDALSRNVPQLCKVAPSTPLYHMEDVHRAGGVLAILGELSRSGKLNSDCNTVHSPSIGEAIRNWDITTTDNAVALERFKAGPAGIPTQEAFSQSTRWPALDLDREGGCIRSAEHAYSEEGGLAVLFGNIAEDGCVVKTAGVEDELLVFEGRAHVCESQEDAVADILEDRVKAGDVVIVRYEGPRGGPGMQEMLYPTSYIKSKGLGKACALITDGRFSGGTSGLSIGHVSPEAAAGGAIALVNNGDRILIDIPNRTINVQLDQEELDARRDVQAATGFKPVKSRPRKVSPALKFYAKTVTSADRGAVRDLSLLDD
- the argA gene encoding amino-acid N-acetyltransferase, with the protein product MSNTDTIDWFRNTAPYINTHRGTTVVVGLRAGAVSSENFINVVHDLALMHSLGMRLVIIHEHDALENAPLTHDAMSALLGAISLERSQIERMFSMGLPNSPLHNAKLRVISGNFVTARPAGVLQGIDHGALGIVRQVDVAGVTHALDGAAICLLSTIGHSAAGDVFAVNALELMRVVSRSLSAEKLIVMSAHEGVTTADGDLARQLTVDAARGCIASAPAGMDENIRLACDACDAGVQRVHLVSYSCDGGLIKELYTHDGAGTLVSSDEYEQIVTAQNHDLAGILELIRPLQQEGILADRPNEQIAKDLECFTVITKDSRVIACAALHPNMTDAIGEIACVATHPDYRESGHGERLIEKLVENARELDLKQVYVRTTQTGHWFRELGFKPIDGDALPPAEQAKSSRDRNSNTLIRATQ
- the glnE gene encoding bifunctional [glutamate--ammonia ligase]-adenylyl-L-tyrosine phosphorylase/[glutamate--ammonia-ligase] adenylyltransferase, translated to MSGQDQLELFANRLGNERYQRLVLSLDGCAAEGATNRLLRGSEFFRTLAERQIDWLEHEADFSQPSIDTLLAATLADNLKSQDEASVIKALRVLRQRAMLHTVWRSFTSPNGLDETLDSMTKLADFVIRCAVDYAEHAVSKRYGHAVGDDTGAPQKLIVVGMGKLGGRELNLSSDIDIMFIYDETGSTQGGRTSTSNQEYFTRIAQLVIRLIDAVTVDGRVFRVDTRLRPFGDSGALVASYGSLENYYQQHGRDWERYALLKSRCITGPSEQAAPFQRLASQFVYRRYTDFGVIDGLRTMKALIDAERITKGLVNDVKRGPGGIREAEFIVQSHQLVRGGRIPSVQKVSFKESVAALSSEECIPSDVAECLRVNYRYLRQLEHGIQALRDEQTHTLPSRPQDQGALCELLDYEDWQTLATATEASRRAIAVEFEALLRDSSEQADLILGLDSETPTLDTTAVRALSLRSEGVVLDVLETFIAESRFRIMDTEATHRLQKVLPLLVKEADQHAQPADALTRILSIVTVIFKRSAYLSLLAENPQARERFVGLVARSPSIAAKLREAPELLDELLFPKRLFTVPSKEDIREQLDALTTYVDPDDLEAVMQHLRRLKDAITFRVAVSELEGSIPLMKVSDNLSFLAEVIVERAVAVAYRDLVKKYGEPANGAAFCVLAYGKLGGIELSYESDLDLVFIASGEEGVTTGAKAVDHQRFFTRLAQRVIHILSTNMMGGRLYEVDLRLRPNGDSGLLVTSLPALKKYLETDAWTWEHQALVRARVIAGGPTLVDAVEALRVTVLSQRRDNSSLVHDVTSMRQKMRDHQGDVGSKSKRTDLKYARGGIVDIEFVVQYLVLNHAATRPEICRWSDVIRIVDELEVAGILSEDNANSLRDAYLQLRAATHRIAMSYDTQDDLAQAVESMARAKAACADLLPNL